The Comamonas piscis region CGCCAGATCGCGGTCCTCGGTATCCGTGTAGTAGCGGCCCAGCTTGGGCTTCCAATGGTGGACCAGCGGCATCTCCTCGCTGGCGGCAAACACATAGATCTGCTTGTCGGCACTGCCATAGCGCACGGTGATCGGGTCGCCAATCACCGGCATCACACGCCGTATCTCAGGCAGCTCGCGCAAGGCGTCCAGGTCTTCCTCTGTTATTTGGCCTGCCGGCCCGCCGGTCGCTGGCGGCTTGCTGCCCATGTAGAGAATCGCCGTGCCCATGGTGCCCATCTGCTCAACCACCTTGCGCCGCGCGCCTTCGCCAATGGCCAGCATCACGATCACCGAGACCACGCCAATCACAATGCCCAGCAAGGTCAAGCTGGTGCGCACCCGGTTAAGGCGCATGCCCCGCCAGGCTGAGCGTGCGGCCTCCAGCAGCTCGGCCACCAGCGGCGCGGCGGAGGCACTGCCACCCATGGGCACAGGCGCCAGCTGCATGCGCGTGCCATCGTTTGCCGCAGGGGTTGCCGTCGTTGCGGGCTGGCTCGCGGTGTCGCCCACAATGCGGCCATCACTGATCTCGATGACCCGCTCGGCCTGCGCCGCCACATCGCGGTCGTGGGTGATCAGGATGATGGTGTGGCCGGCAGCGGCCAGCTCGCGCAGCAGTGCCATCACCTCGGCACCGCTGTGCGAGTCGAGCGCGCCGGTGGGTTCGTCGGCCAGGATGATGTGGCCGCCATTCATCAGCGCACGCGCAATCGACACGCGCTGCTGCTGCCCGCCCGAGAGCTGGTTGGGCCGGTTGCCCAGGCGCTCGCCCAGGCCCAGACGCTGCAGCAACGCATGGGCGCGTTGCACCCGCTCCTCCTTCGGCAGGCCGGAGTAGATGGCCGGCATCTCCACGTTCTCGGAGGCGCTTTCGCTGGCAATCAGGTGGTAGCCCTGGAAGACAAAGCCAAAGGCCTCGCGCCGCAACCAGGCCAGCGCGTCCGAGTCGAACTGCGCCACATCCTGGCCCTGGAAGTGGTAGCTGCCGTCGCTGGGCCGGTCCAGGCAGCCCAGGATGTTCATCAAGGTGGACTTGCCCGAGCCCGAGCTGCCCACCACAGCCACAAATTCACCCGCGTAAATATCCAGGTCAATGCCATGCAGCACGGTCACCAGCGGCTGGCCGCTGGCGGGGTCGCCATAGTGTTTGCGAATGCCCCGCAGTGCGATCAGTGGCTGGTTTGCGTCAACCGGGCCGCTCACCATTGCAGCCACCTGGGGCCACGCTCCAGCGCGGTCTCGCCGATGACGACCTTCTCCCCTTCAGCCAGGCCTTCCAGCACTTCCACCTGGTGGCGGCTGCGTATGCCTACCTTTACGCTGCGGGTCTGGGGTTGGCCGTTGGCATCCAGCACCCGGGCCACATGGGCGCCTTCGCGGGCCTTGTCTTCCTCCACCGCCGTCAGCGCCACCGCCAGCGCCTGGCTGGCACTGGCGCTGACAAACACCACCTGCGCCGTCATCTGCGGCATCAGCTCAGCGTCGTCATTGCCCACGTCAAACAGCACGGTATAGGCCACGGCCTTGGTGGCGGGTGCCGGCGTTTGCGCATTGCCGGCAGGCTGGGCCTGGCTGGCGGCGGGCGCGGGCAACACCTGGCGCACCTGGCCCTTCCAGCGCCGGGGCTTGGTCTGGCCGGCGCCCCCCAAGGTGGTGAAGTAGACCGGCATGCCCTCCTTGACTCGGCGCACATCGGCTTCGGACACCTCGGTCCAGACCGTCATCGCCGACAGATCGGCAATGCGCAGGATATTGGGCGTCTGGTAGGTCGCGTTCAGGGTCTGGCCCTCGCGTGCATCAACCGACACCACCGTGCCCGCCATTGGCGCATAGATGCGGGTGTAGCCCAGGCGTGCCTCGTCGGCCTTCAGCGATGCCTGGGTCTGGCTGATCTGGGCCTTCAAGTGGTCCATGCGCGCCACGGCCATGGCCAGGTTGGCCTGGGCGGTCTGCAGGTCTTCCTCGCGTGTTGCCTCGTGCGCGCTTAGCTGCTGCTGGCGTTGCAGCTGCTGGCCCGCCAGCCGGTGCTGGGCCTGCTGCTCGGCCAGCTGGGCGCGCAGCCCCGCCAACGATGCGCGGCCGGCATCTACCGTGGCGCGCTGCACGCTGGGGTCAATCTCCACCAGCAGATCGCCCTTGGCCACCTCGGCACCGGGTTCCACCTTCAGTTTCTGGATCTGGCCTGACACCTGCGCCCCCACATCCACATAGCTGCGCGGCTGCAAGGTGCCAATCGCCGTCACCGTGGCCTCGATATCCTGGCGCGCCACCGGCTCGCTCTGGTAAGCCATAGCCGGGCGGCCCGACCACCACAACACCACCCCGGCCACCACCGCCGCAACGGCGACCACGGTCACTCCCACACGCGACGCCTTCATAAGATATTCCCCTCGGCCACGCCCACCCACTGCTGCTGCTGCACACCCGTCATTGCTTCCCCCACCATAGCTCCCTCACTTATTCATCAGCAGACCGTCAGGCCCACCACCACAAACCCAACAAAGCCAGCGGCGCCAGCGCAGCCGCTGCACGCGCCGCCCAGCGCGGCGCAGCCGCAATCCACAACACTGCTACTAGTGCCCCTGCAGATATCCAACCCAGCCAAGCCACCACGCCCACGGTGGCGCCCCAGCCGCCCACACTGGGCAGCAGGGCTGCTGCCAGCAGCAAGCTGCCCAGCAGGCGCAGCAAGCGGCTGCGCCGCAGCGGTATGTCTCGTTCGCCCGTCAACTGCTCATGGTGGCGGTCCATCGCAAAGGCCAGGGCCGTCATGCCGGCAAAGGCCAGCGCCAATGCGTGTCCGGATGCTTGCCAACTGTTCATGCGCCCACCTGTAGCTTGTTAGCGGTGGAAGATGCTGCCTTGCCCGTCACCAGCGCGCGGCGGCGCCACAGCACACGGCAGGCCCAGACGGCGGCCAGGCCAAAGGCCCAGGCGCCCAGCTCCACGCCAGCGCTTTCCCAATCGCCGCGCAGCAGTTGCGCGGGCCAGTGGTCGCCGACGGTCACGGCATTCAGCACCGGCAGCAGCAGGCACAGGGCAGCCAGCAGCGCCATCTGCTCCAGCCAGGCCTTGGCGGGGGCGCGCAGCAGGCCATGCAGCAGCGCGGCCAGCCACAGGCCAAAAAAGACGCCCAGCTCCCACTGCACGCGGTTCGCCATGCCCAGCGGCAGCAGGCGGTTGGCCCAGAAGTAGCCAATGCAGGCGACGCCCAGGCCGGCAATGGCCGCCACATTCAGCCCCTCGATCAAGCGGTAGACGGTGGCAGTAGCGCTGCCAAACTCGCCCATGTGCTTGCTGCGGCGCTTGACGACAAACAGAATGGCGCCCGTGGCCATCATGGCGGTGCCCGCCAGGCCGCAGAGAAAGTAGACCCACTTCATCGGCCAGCCGCCAAACTTGACCATGTGCAGCCCGCCCATCACCGACTGGGCGAGCGATGCGCCACCGCCTTCGGCCTTGCCGGGCATGCGCAGCTGCAGCAGCTCGCCGCTGGCGGCCGAGAACATGGCCATGCCGGTATTGGGGCTCAGGCGCTTGTCGGCATCGGCATCGCTGTTCCAGCCGTAAATGCCGACGCGGGCCGCTGCATCGCCCGGGTGGTCCACCACCACCGCACGCACCGGCTGGCCCATCAGCGCCTGGCCACGTGCGGCAAAGCTCTCCAGATCGGGCACGGCCATGGCTTGGCCGGACAGCGGCGGCTTGCCGGGCTCACCCAGCTCGGCGGCATAGGTCTGGATGGCATTGGGCGCCGTTCCGTACTGGCTCCAGATACCGGCGGGCATAAAGCTCATCGCCGATATCGCAATGCCGGTGTAGGCAATCATCAGCTGGAACGGCAGGGTCAAAACCGCCACGGCATTGTGCGCATCCAGCCAGCTGCGCTGGCCCTTGCGGGCGCGGAAGGTGAAAAAGTCCTGAAAGATCCGCTTGTGGGTAATCACGCCGCTGATCAGCGCCACCAGCATGGCCATGCCGGCAACACCCACGACCCACAGCCCCGCCTGGCCGGCATGCAGCTCGTAGTGGAAATCGACAAAATGGTGACCGCCTTCGGTGGCACGCGCTGCGCCGTGGTTGCCGTCCGCCATCGGCTCGCCGGTGGCAGTGTCCAGGTCGGCATCGGCGTACTCGCGCTGTTTGTCAAACCAGTACACCTTCAGCTCGCCGCCGCCTTGCGCATCGGTGGGCCAGATCTCCCACATCTCGGCGCCCTGGTGGTACTTCTCCATAAAAGCCGCCCCCCAGGCCAGGCGCTGGCCCCGGCTGGCTACCTGGCCTGCCGCCTGCGCAGCGGCTTGCGCCGCCTCCTGCGCGGCTTCTTCGGCATGGTGCTCGGGCGTCATCCAGTGGGTGATCGCCTCCTGGAACACCGCCAAGGTGCCCGTCAAAAACACCGCATACAGCAGCCAGGAGAACCACAACCCGCACCAGGTATGCAGCCAGGCCTGCGCTTGGCGAAACCCGCCCCGCCCTGCGCCGCTGCCCGGCCGCTTGTCGATCACAGTCTTACCCATGTCAGCGCCCCAACACCAAAGCGCCCGCTGCCAGCAGCGAGGTGGGCAGTGCAATCCCCAGCCAGACCTTGCCCGGCGAGACCGGCGAGAACGCCCACACTGCCGCCAGCGCATGCAGCGCAAAGCTCCACTGCATGCCGGCCAACACGGCCTCGGCCCGGGCAGCCGGCAGCACGGCCGCCAGGAAGACGGCCAAGGCGCTGGCCAACGCATAGCCGCCAACAACGGCGGCCAGCAATCGGCTCAAGACGGACAGGCCCGGGTGGGCGCTGGGGGCGTTAGGAATGGAGTTCATGGATAGGGACATCGTGGTGGTTGCGGGGTAAACAATTTTTGCTGAGCCGATGGGCCTTTTCAGGCCCCTCCTCTTACATGACAAACGAGATGCAAAAAAGGGCCATTTGGTTTGTAAGCACCTGTCGAGGCCCCCCCGCCTGTGGCAGCGGGTGGGCCCTCGAACGGTGATGGTTCAAGCCAGCGGCCCGGCGCTTTTTTTGTTTAGAAGGTCCCCCGCAAAGTCAGCATCGCGCTGCGCGGGCTGCCGTAGTAGTTGCTGCCGCTCGCATAACCCACCGACTGGTAGTAAGTCTTGTCGAACAGGTTGTTGATGTTCAAGGTCAGCGTCCAGCGCGGGTCGACCTTGTACTGCAGCATGGCATTCCATACGGCGTAGCCGCCTTGGCTGAAGTCATAGCTGCGCACCGGGTTCCAGTCCGCGTCATACAAGGTGTCCTTCACATAGTGCTTGCTCTGGATGTGGGCGCTGGCCCCCACGCGCCAGGCAGAGAGCTCGCCCGGCAAGGTGTAGGCGGTGCTCAGCTTGAGCAGATGGCGCGGCGTGATGCTGCTGAAAGGCGCACCCTCGGTTTCATCGCGGGTGGAGACATAGGTGTAGCCCGCAGAGGCTTGCCAGCCCGGGCGCAGCTCGCCACCCACTTCTACATCAAAGCCCCGGCTGGTGACCCGGCCCTGTGGCAGGAAGCAGCAGTTGCCCGACCATTCCTCGTGGTTGCTGGGGTAGCGCGTGTCGAGTACAGCCGTGCCCGTGCGCTCCACATTGAAGACGCTGAAAGTGGCATTGAGCTTGCCCTCCATCAGCTCGCCCTTGAGGCCGGCCTCATAGCTCTTGCCCTTGACAGGTGCCAGCGAATCGCCGGGCGGCGGGCCCGACTTGGACAGTGCCTGCGGCTTGAGGATGGAGGCATAGCTCAGGTAGGCAGACCATTGGTCGTTCAGGTCATAGATCACGCCGCCATAGGGGCTGAACTTGCCCGGCTCAGTGAAGCGGCTGCCCGATGCCAGCTCCCAGTTGCCGGCTGCGTCCATCGACTCATACACCTGGTTGAACTTGTACTTGGCGTAGCGCCCACCCAGGATGACATGCAGCCGGTCCGTAGGGTGCAGGCGCAGCACGCCATAGCCGCCCAGCTGCTTTTGCCCCCAAGGGTTGTAGCGGCGCGAAACCGGGCCCGCCGCCGCTGGCTGCCAGCTGCCGGGGTTGAACACATCAATCGGCACCACGCCCGATGGATCGCTGGAGTAGCCCACATTCCAGAAGCTCTCGACGCTCTGGCGGTCCACGCCCAGCACCAGCTCATGCGTGCGGCCCAGTAGCGAGAAGTTGCCCGACAGGCTGGCATCCACCACGGTCTGGGTGTTCTTGTACAGGTAGTGGCCCCCGCCATTCCAGGTCACGCCGGTGCCCGTCTCGCGGTCCAGTGCGCCATAGCCAAAGGCGGTGGTTCCGTCATAGTCGGACGAGGTGCGGGTCACATTCAGCTTGGCGCGCCAGTTCGGGTTCAGCCTGTGCTCCAGCGCGGCAAACAGCTCGGAGTTCTGCGTGAAGCCGGTGGACCAGGGCTGGGTCAAGCTGGTGTTGCGCGGCAGGCCGATGTTGCTGCCATCGTTGTAGCGGGGCACATCGCCACCGCCCTCGCCGCGCATGCGGATGTTGGCGCGGCTCAGGCCCGCAGTCAGCAAGGTGTCGGGGCTCAGATCGGCCTCGATGATGCCGTAGAACTGGGGCGAGCGTTGGTGCTTGATATCGATGAAGGAGTCACTGTCGGTATAGGACACCACCGCCCGGCCACGCACCCGGCCTTCAAGCGCCAGCGGGCCGGTCACATCGAGCATGCTGCGGTAGTTGTTCCAGCTGCCCAGCGACTGCTGCACCGTCACACGCGGCTCAGCCAAGGGCTTTTTGCGCACGATGTTGATGATGCCGCCCGGATCGCCCACGCCGCCCAGCAGGCCGGATGCGCCCCGCATCACCTCGACCCGGTCGTAGAAATCCATGTTCTGCGCGGCGCTGTAGGTGAAGTTGGAGATGTTCAGCGGCGCGCCACCATCGACCTGCATGCTGTCGATCTGGAAGCCGCGCGAGAAGAAGTTCGCGGCCTCGGCATTGGTCAAGGTCGTTGTGATGCCCGGTGTGGCGGCCAGCGCATCGCGCACCTCGGTCAGGCGTCGGTCATCGAGCTGCGCCCGTGTCACCACCGATACCGACTGCGGAATCTCGCGGAAGGCCAGGTCGGACTTGGAGGCAATGCTGGTCACCCGGCTCGTGTAGGAGCCGGTGTCTTCGGTAGTGCCGTCCACCGCGCGGCGCGCCTGCACCCGCACCTCCGCCAAGGTGCTCTCGCGCGTGGGCGCCGTCTCTACCGTCAAGGTGCCATCCTGCATGCGGCCATGCAGGCCGCTGTTCTTGAGCAGGCTGTCG contains the following coding sequences:
- a CDS encoding ABC transporter permease; translation: MVSGPVDANQPLIALRGIRKHYGDPASGQPLVTVLHGIDLDIYAGEFVAVVGSSGSGKSTLMNILGCLDRPSDGSYHFQGQDVAQFDSDALAWLRREAFGFVFQGYHLIASESASENVEMPAIYSGLPKEERVQRAHALLQRLGLGERLGNRPNQLSGGQQQRVSIARALMNGGHIILADEPTGALDSHSGAEVMALLRELAAAGHTIILITHDRDVAAQAERVIEISDGRIVGDTASQPATTATPAANDGTRMQLAPVPMGGSASAAPLVAELLEAARSAWRGMRLNRVRTSLTLLGIVIGVVSVIVMLAIGEGARRKVVEQMGTMGTAILYMGSKPPATGGPAGQITEEDLDALRELPEIRRVMPVIGDPITVRYGSADKQIYVFAASEEMPLVHHWKPKLGRYYTDTEDRDLAPLVVLGHKAHQHFFPDTPNPLGRQLIIGTSAFEVIGVMSERGADSGAQNYDDMVFIPYQSGRARVYQAQTQPDYVVVEAMSSEVVNEAEAAMHRVLLARHGGREDFGIGNAAARIQAEAATRQSMAVMLGLIAAVSLVVGGIGVMNVMLMTVRERTREIGIRMAVGARQSDILRQFLTEASLVTLSGGTVGLVVGALVGAVLVLAGVPVVFSIRAMAGAFACAVVTGLVFGYMPAKTAARLDPVRALAGE
- a CDS encoding efflux RND transporter periplasmic adaptor subunit, with amino-acid sequence MKASRVGVTVVAVAAVVAGVVLWWSGRPAMAYQSEPVARQDIEATVTAIGTLQPRSYVDVGAQVSGQIQKLKVEPGAEVAKGDLLVEIDPSVQRATVDAGRASLAGLRAQLAEQQAQHRLAGQQLQRQQQLSAHEATREEDLQTAQANLAMAVARMDHLKAQISQTQASLKADEARLGYTRIYAPMAGTVVSVDAREGQTLNATYQTPNILRIADLSAMTVWTEVSEADVRRVKEGMPVYFTTLGGAGQTKPRRWKGQVRQVLPAPAASQAQPAGNAQTPAPATKAVAYTVLFDVGNDDAELMPQMTAQVVFVSASASQALAVALTAVEEDKAREGAHVARVLDANGQPQTRSVKVGIRSRHQVEVLEGLAEGEKVVIGETALERGPRWLQW
- a CDS encoding DUF3325 domain-containing protein, yielding MNSWQASGHALALAFAGMTALAFAMDRHHEQLTGERDIPLRRSRLLRLLGSLLLAAALLPSVGGWGATVGVVAWLGWISAGALVAVLWIAAAPRWAARAAAALAPLALLGLWWWA
- a CDS encoding PepSY-associated TM helix domain-containing protein, coding for MGKTVIDKRPGSGAGRGGFRQAQAWLHTWCGLWFSWLLYAVFLTGTLAVFQEAITHWMTPEHHAEEAAQEAAQAAAQAAGQVASRGQRLAWGAAFMEKYHQGAEMWEIWPTDAQGGGELKVYWFDKQREYADADLDTATGEPMADGNHGAARATEGGHHFVDFHYELHAGQAGLWVVGVAGMAMLVALISGVITHKRIFQDFFTFRARKGQRSWLDAHNAVAVLTLPFQLMIAYTGIAISAMSFMPAGIWSQYGTAPNAIQTYAAELGEPGKPPLSGQAMAVPDLESFAARGQALMGQPVRAVVVDHPGDAAARVGIYGWNSDADADKRLSPNTGMAMFSAASGELLQLRMPGKAEGGGASLAQSVMGGLHMVKFGGWPMKWVYFLCGLAGTAMMATGAILFVVKRRSKHMGEFGSATATVYRLIEGLNVAAIAGLGVACIGYFWANRLLPLGMANRVQWELGVFFGLWLAALLHGLLRAPAKAWLEQMALLAALCLLLPVLNAVTVGDHWPAQLLRGDWESAGVELGAWAFGLAAVWACRVLWRRRALVTGKAASSTANKLQVGA
- a CDS encoding DUF3649 domain-containing protein produces the protein MNSIPNAPSAHPGLSVLSRLLAAVVGGYALASALAVFLAAVLPAARAEAVLAGMQWSFALHALAAVWAFSPVSPGKVWLGIALPTSLLAAGALVLGR
- a CDS encoding TonB-dependent siderophore receptor; amino-acid sequence: MPSLLFRARRTPLAHAALLLGLALPLQGALAQTANPAQTQRFDMAAQPLAAALDQFARQAGLQLVFAPELAAGRQAPALHGQLPLREALDSLLKNSGLHGRMQDGTLTVETAPTRESTLAEVRVQARRAVDGTTEDTGSYTSRVTSIASKSDLAFREIPQSVSVVTRAQLDDRRLTEVRDALAATPGITTTLTNAEAANFFSRGFQIDSMQVDGGAPLNISNFTYSAAQNMDFYDRVEVMRGASGLLGGVGDPGGIINIVRKKPLAEPRVTVQQSLGSWNNYRSMLDVTGPLALEGRVRGRAVVSYTDSDSFIDIKHQRSPQFYGIIEADLSPDTLLTAGLSRANIRMRGEGGGDVPRYNDGSNIGLPRNTSLTQPWSTGFTQNSELFAALEHRLNPNWRAKLNVTRTSSDYDGTTAFGYGALDRETGTGVTWNGGGHYLYKNTQTVVDASLSGNFSLLGRTHELVLGVDRQSVESFWNVGYSSDPSGVVPIDVFNPGSWQPAAAGPVSRRYNPWGQKQLGGYGVLRLHPTDRLHVILGGRYAKYKFNQVYESMDAAGNWELASGSRFTEPGKFSPYGGVIYDLNDQWSAYLSYASILKPQALSKSGPPPGDSLAPVKGKSYEAGLKGELMEGKLNATFSVFNVERTGTAVLDTRYPSNHEEWSGNCCFLPQGRVTSRGFDVEVGGELRPGWQASAGYTYVSTRDETEGAPFSSITPRHLLKLSTAYTLPGELSAWRVGASAHIQSKHYVKDTLYDADWNPVRSYDFSQGGYAVWNAMLQYKVDPRWTLTLNINNLFDKTYYQSVGYASGSNYYGSPRSAMLTLRGTF